A part of Limihaloglobus sulfuriphilus genomic DNA contains:
- a CDS encoding alpha-L-fucosidase, whose amino-acid sequence MQENKFIKDALDEFFIDRKFGVFIHWGLYSVLAGRWQGKTTPYIAEWIMKRERIPVKEYEKIASQFNPGNFDADEWVENIARSGARYMVVTAKHHEGFAMYHSKVSPFNVVDATEFGRDIIGELSIAAKKYGIKFCLYYSHDQDWHHPHGFGNDWDYRPQDQDFDVYFNEMVLPQVRELLTGYGSIGMIWFDTPFSIDKAKSRRLCDFVHELQPACLVNGRIGHDLGDFSEISDNGVPSTVVEQAWETPLTMNDSWGYKVDDNNWKKPQTLVRYLSGIVGKGGNCLLNIGPDGDGNIPEQSVEILDSIGSWLRINGDAVYGTHHNPFPVDYQWGTLTSRNNKLFLHVHRANGGKIILKGLKNSVLSVAYKNRELFFSQAQDSSGTLEIETPQDFDLEYPAVIRVEVDGKVEVDRSITQQGDNSVVLEAGIAVASGSDSQISISHLGTTNNWFDTNESLCWSFRVDNPGRFHINIVTIGERADGDPATPLEWEGGHKITVAVADKSLTGIITKDSEMENPVNSHFPLYITEIGEIDLNEPGEYEMRIRAKSIVNEKEIGFTLRSVILNPIKTEAYEYEQAECNSCLNR is encoded by the coding sequence ATGCAGGAAAACAAATTTATTAAAGATGCTCTTGATGAGTTTTTCATTGATCGGAAATTCGGAGTATTCATACATTGGGGTCTCTATTCTGTCCTCGCCGGCAGGTGGCAGGGCAAAACAACTCCTTATATTGCCGAATGGATAATGAAACGTGAGAGAATTCCCGTCAAGGAATACGAGAAGATAGCTTCGCAATTCAACCCTGGTAATTTTGACGCCGATGAGTGGGTTGAGAACATAGCCCGCAGCGGGGCACGCTATATGGTTGTAACCGCAAAGCATCACGAGGGTTTTGCGATGTACCATTCAAAAGTCAGCCCGTTTAACGTGGTTGATGCTACAGAGTTCGGCAGGGATATAATCGGGGAGCTCTCTATCGCGGCGAAAAAATACGGGATTAAATTCTGCCTGTATTATTCTCATGACCAGGACTGGCATCACCCGCACGGCTTTGGCAACGATTGGGATTACCGTCCTCAAGACCAGGATTTCGATGTTTATTTTAATGAAATGGTTTTGCCTCAGGTACGTGAGCTTTTGACAGGTTACGGTTCAATAGGCATGATATGGTTCGATACCCCTTTCAGTATCGATAAGGCTAAAAGCCGCAGGCTCTGTGATTTTGTCCATGAACTCCAGCCGGCGTGTCTCGTAAACGGCCGTATCGGACATGATCTCGGTGATTTTTCAGAGATAAGCGATAACGGTGTGCCTTCAACAGTTGTGGAGCAGGCATGGGAAACTCCCCTGACAATGAACGATTCGTGGGGGTACAAGGTTGACGATAATAACTGGAAGAAGCCGCAGACACTTGTGCGGTACCTCTCTGGGATCGTCGGCAAAGGCGGTAACTGCCTGCTTAATATAGGGCCCGACGGAGACGGCAATATTCCCGAACAAAGCGTTGAGATTCTCGATTCTATCGGATCCTGGCTGAGGATAAACGGTGATGCGGTTTACGGCACGCATCACAATCCGTTTCCTGTTGATTATCAGTGGGGAACACTGACCAGCCGGAACAACAAACTGTTCCTCCATGTTCACAGGGCAAACGGCGGCAAAATAATCCTCAAGGGTCTCAAAAACTCCGTTTTGTCCGTTGCCTACAAAAATCGTGAGCTCTTTTTCTCACAAGCTCAAGACAGCTCGGGAACACTGGAGATTGAAACGCCGCAAGACTTTGATCTTGAATATCCGGCTGTAATCAGGGTAGAGGTTGACGGTAAGGTCGAAGTTGACCGCTCAATAACCCAGCAAGGGGATAATTCTGTTGTTCTTGAAGCCGGAATTGCCGTTGCATCGGGATCAGATTCCCAGATAAGTATCAGCCATCTTGGAACTACAAACAACTGGTTTGACACAAATGAGAGTCTGTGCTGGAGCTTTCGGGTTGACAATCCCGGCCGTTTTCATATTAATATTGTTACAATTGGCGAAAGGGCAGACGGTGACCCGGCAACTCCGCTTGAGTGGGAGGGCGGCCACAAAATAACCGTAGCCGTAGCTGATAAATCGTTAACCGGAATTATAACTAAAGACAGCGAAATGGAGAATCCTGTCAACTCGCATTTTCCTCTGTATATAACAGAGATTGGCGAGATTGATTTGAATGAACCCGGTGAGTATGAAATGCGAATACGAGCCAAGAGCATTGTAAACGAAAAAGAAATTGGATTCACCTTGCGTTCAGTAATTTTAAACCCAATAAAAACAGAAGCATATGAATATGAACAGGCCGAATGTAATTCTTGTCTTAACCGATGA
- a CDS encoding sulfatase-like hydrolase/transferase gives MNRRDFLSSACKIAAFAGAAGFVNTAYTQTETRPNIIFILADDLGWGDLGCYGNPRIKTPNLDKLAAKGTRLTQFYTCGSVCSPTRVSVLTGNFPARHAIHGHFASTDQNKQRGMPDSLDPAVQTLPRLLKSAGYITGHIGKWHIGIEDASEYGFNEAKTTNGGGSDAYAMPDGYQAFRNNSTETFTDDAVDFINRHKSSPFFLNLWYLDPHATLEPSDELLKEYEHLRVSEKFTGAQQIYYSIVTNLDRQVGRLLSVLEEQGLSDNTIVIFSSDNGPEDIYISNASHSAAGSQGPFRGRKRSLYEGGIRVPFIIRWPGKIGAGEVDDTTVMTTADLLPSLCRTAGVGNYRPVDGEDLSHVFKGKEVKREKPIFWEYRFPDYSYHINRSPLMAMRRGNWKLLANPDGSRIELYDIKTDPMELDNLAEEKPELTETLFTRLLKWHKSLPEGEISPNAGSNGYNWPETLNR, from the coding sequence ATGAACAGAAGGGATTTTTTGTCGTCGGCATGTAAGATAGCAGCCTTTGCAGGTGCTGCGGGTTTTGTAAATACCGCATACACACAGACAGAAACCAGACCGAATATAATATTCATCTTAGCAGATGACCTTGGATGGGGCGACCTGGGCTGTTACGGCAACCCGAGAATCAAAACGCCCAATCTTGACAAATTGGCCGCGAAGGGAACCAGACTTACACAGTTCTATACCTGCGGCAGTGTATGCTCGCCTACCAGGGTCTCCGTGCTTACCGGCAATTTCCCCGCAAGGCATGCAATTCACGGCCATTTTGCCTCAACAGATCAAAATAAGCAAAGAGGTATGCCCGATAGCCTTGATCCCGCGGTGCAGACCCTGCCGCGTCTGCTCAAATCTGCCGGCTATATCACCGGCCATATCGGTAAATGGCATATAGGAATAGAAGACGCTTCTGAATACGGCTTCAACGAGGCAAAAACCACTAATGGCGGCGGCAGCGATGCCTATGCCATGCCCGATGGGTATCAGGCGTTCCGAAATAATTCAACAGAGACGTTTACCGATGACGCTGTTGATTTCATAAACAGGCACAAAAGCTCGCCGTTTTTTCTGAACCTGTGGTATCTCGACCCTCATGCCACGCTTGAGCCCTCAGATGAGCTGCTCAAAGAGTATGAGCACCTGAGAGTCTCGGAGAAATTCACAGGTGCCCAGCAGATATACTATTCGATTGTAACCAATCTTGACAGGCAGGTGGGCAGGCTGCTTTCGGTGCTTGAGGAACAGGGCCTCTCTGATAATACGATAGTGATTTTCTCCAGCGACAACGGCCCCGAAGACATCTATATCTCAAACGCCTCTCACAGTGCCGCGGGCAGTCAGGGGCCCTTCAGAGGCAGGAAACGCAGCCTGTATGAGGGCGGAATCCGGGTACCTTTCATCATCAGATGGCCCGGCAAGATCGGCGCCGGGGAGGTTGACGATACTACTGTTATGACAACCGCAGACCTGCTGCCTTCGCTCTGCCGCACAGCCGGGGTCGGCAATTACAGGCCGGTTGACGGTGAAGACCTTTCGCATGTTTTCAAAGGCAAAGAAGTCAAACGGGAAAAACCGATTTTCTGGGAGTACCGTTTCCCGGATTATTCATATCATATAAACCGCAGCCCGCTTATGGCGATGCGCCGGGGCAATTGGAAACTGCTTGCCAATCCGGACGGTTCAAGAATCGAGCTGTACGATATAAAAACAGACCCTATGGAGCTTGACAATCTCGCAGAAGAAAAACCGGAATTAACAGAAACACTGTTTACGCGGCTCTTAAAATGGCACAAATCACTGCCCGAAGGTGAAATATCGCCAAATGCCGGCTCAAACGGATACAACTGGCCGGAAACGCTGAATAGATAA
- a CDS encoding right-handed parallel beta-helix repeat-containing protein — protein MYKSLLLFFAAALALNSYAQPIPGWMWWDGGGSDDLWTTGDNWRRDDGQYPDNTVPNTDCNVSLGYFSAYSPAHAEITEGMGITVYGFSIGNRGEGTLDMFGGTLNAYYMNNTQSLSTAKATLNMYGGAINIETSIGVARDGVGVINLEGGTITCKLVMMALNSTGIGTINLRGGELVVNYDRSNPQQNNLNIRAGSKIDITGGLLKYEIGGLYTADDFYDMASAGKITAYGNSPGASLRITEQGGYLVLSAEPCVDLPETVFVAPGGSDENCGTIFSPLATFTAARDMVRQMRSEEPNRDITVFFRGGTYFFDETVVLDYTDSAPDGCKTVFAAYSSEEPVFSSGYNVTGWQKLTVENEPDYLPQAASGNIWAAAIPAEVGGLFKSMYDGRSELPRARSGGFKPVIGPNDPGIHDFGYSELHYPEGTLFRDWANMSDIEILIRPRVLWMMNILPLESVDTVNRIAHVAVDAVYPMTDERYYRFPDEGSVWIENAVDCLDSPGEWVVDTLAGMIYYWPQSGTPSNEIYIPLLKEFIRVEGTEDFISPKPVQGIVFDGLTFTCGERDSWVDGEAVIQHGWESYNKDNAMLRFWWSQNCKVTNCRFENSSGTGVRFDFYSICNKVYNNTFTHLGQSGIVISGYGPGIRNYSRDNRIIKNKIFDCGRQYWHSHGIILFQTGYNVVSHNRIYDMPYTGITLTAIGEQFFTEWGLRRNEMSATIRWDEVHIDPYDYTGIGGDAPSFSEIERYLFTRNNVVEYNEITDVMRVLGDGNAIYLRYCPRGNQIRRNFIHNIVGEHIHGGIRCDDTQAEVTVIENIIYKCVRKGIVFKARNYVNNNIIACLYQEDDPANIFNVPLDGYIEIMDGAQGSQINNNIFYHNGADGPDYLEEYAGAEILEYCQSQNNIFFDEQNPARAQSYLASLPGQSGSLAADPLFADIANADLNLSAGSPAYGLGFKEIKFDAMGLYWPWDLNYNGTVGIDDVIYLSQRWLQDDCFIDMKEELAKSDCFVDYSVFAEWIANYNETSNIWE, from the coding sequence ATGTATAAAAGTCTATTACTGTTTTTTGCGGCCGCATTGGCCTTGAATTCTTATGCACAACCAATTCCCGGCTGGATGTGGTGGGACGGCGGCGGCTCTGATGATCTTTGGACAACCGGCGATAACTGGAGGCGTGATGACGGGCAGTATCCGGACAACACCGTTCCAAATACTGACTGCAATGTATCGCTGGGTTATTTTTCCGCTTATTCGCCGGCTCACGCTGAGATTACCGAAGGCATGGGCATAACGGTTTATGGTTTTAGTATCGGCAACCGCGGCGAGGGAACTCTTGATATGTTCGGCGGAACTCTCAACGCCTATTACATGAATAATACGCAAAGCCTTTCTACAGCCAAAGCAACACTTAATATGTACGGCGGAGCAATCAATATTGAAACCTCAATCGGTGTGGCAAGAGATGGTGTTGGGGTTATTAACCTTGAAGGCGGCACCATTACCTGTAAACTGGTTATGATGGCTCTCAATTCAACCGGTATCGGCACGATTAACCTCCGCGGCGGTGAATTGGTCGTTAATTATGACCGCTCCAATCCCCAGCAGAACAACCTGAATATTCGGGCGGGCAGTAAAATTGATATCACCGGCGGGCTGCTGAAATACGAAATCGGCGGCCTTTATACTGCTGATGATTTTTATGATATGGCATCGGCCGGGAAAATCACGGCCTACGGCAATTCGCCCGGCGCCAGCCTTAGGATAACCGAGCAGGGCGGCTATCTCGTGTTGTCGGCCGAGCCGTGCGTTGATCTGCCTGAGACGGTATTTGTCGCTCCCGGCGGCAGTGACGAAAACTGCGGCACAATCTTCTCTCCTCTGGCTACATTTACAGCGGCGCGTGATATGGTAAGGCAGATGAGGAGTGAAGAGCCGAACCGTGATATAACGGTATTCTTTAGAGGCGGGACGTACTTTTTTGATGAGACGGTTGTACTTGATTATACGGATAGCGCACCTGATGGCTGTAAGACCGTTTTCGCGGCCTACAGCAGCGAGGAGCCGGTTTTCAGCTCTGGATACAATGTTACCGGCTGGCAGAAGCTTACAGTGGAGAATGAGCCCGATTATCTGCCCCAGGCCGCTTCGGGAAATATATGGGCGGCCGCGATTCCGGCAGAGGTCGGCGGACTTTTCAAGTCCATGTACGACGGCCGCAGCGAGCTCCCGCGTGCACGCAGCGGAGGTTTCAAGCCTGTTATCGGGCCAAATGATCCCGGTATTCATGATTTTGGCTACAGTGAACTGCATTACCCCGAGGGAACACTCTTCAGGGACTGGGCGAATATGTCCGATATTGAGATACTCATCCGGCCGCGGGTGCTGTGGATGATGAATATCCTGCCGCTCGAGTCGGTGGATACGGTTAACCGCATTGCTCATGTTGCGGTAGATGCGGTGTACCCGATGACCGATGAGCGGTACTATCGTTTTCCCGATGAGGGGTCGGTCTGGATAGAAAATGCTGTTGACTGTCTCGATTCGCCCGGAGAGTGGGTGGTTGATACCCTGGCAGGCATGATTTACTACTGGCCGCAGTCCGGGACGCCTTCAAACGAGATTTATATCCCTCTGCTCAAGGAATTTATAAGAGTTGAAGGAACAGAGGATTTTATCAGCCCAAAACCTGTGCAGGGAATCGTCTTTGACGGGCTTACCTTTACCTGCGGAGAGCGGGATAGCTGGGTTGACGGTGAAGCGGTAATCCAGCACGGCTGGGAATCATACAATAAGGATAACGCCATGCTGCGTTTCTGGTGGTCTCAAAACTGCAAGGTGACTAACTGCCGGTTTGAAAATTCCAGCGGCACGGGTGTCAGGTTTGATTTTTACAGCATCTGCAACAAGGTTTATAATAATACATTCACCCATTTGGGTCAGAGCGGCATTGTGATATCCGGCTACGGCCCGGGAATAAGAAACTACAGCAGGGATAACCGGATAATTAAAAATAAAATTTTCGACTGCGGCCGCCAGTACTGGCATTCGCACGGCATCATTCTTTTCCAGACCGGCTACAATGTCGTTTCGCACAACAGAATTTATGATATGCCTTATACAGGAATTACCCTGACGGCGATAGGCGAGCAGTTCTTTACCGAATGGGGACTTCGGCGGAACGAGATGTCCGCGACAATCCGCTGGGATGAGGTGCATATAGACCCTTACGACTATACAGGAATAGGCGGGGATGCGCCTTCGTTTAGTGAAATTGAGCGGTATCTATTTACCCGAAATAATGTTGTTGAGTATAATGAGATTACTGACGTAATGCGTGTGCTGGGTGACGGGAACGCGATATACCTGCGTTACTGCCCGCGAGGCAACCAGATACGCCGGAATTTCATACATAATATTGTCGGCGAGCATATACACGGCGGCATACGCTGCGACGACACCCAGGCCGAGGTTACTGTTATTGAAAACATAATCTATAAATGCGTACGCAAAGGTATTGTGTTCAAGGCCCGCAACTATGTTAACAACAACATTATAGCATGTCTTTACCAGGAGGATGATCCCGCTAATATTTTCAATGTCCCGCTTGATGGCTATATCGAAATAATGGACGGCGCACAGGGTTCTCAAATCAACAATAATATCTTCTATCACAATGGAGCTGATGGCCCAGATTATTTAGAAGAATATGCCGGCGCCGAAATACTTGAATATTGCCAGTCTCAAAATAATATTTTCTTTGATGAACAGAACCCGGCACGAGCACAAAGCTATCTGGCTTCTCTGCCCGGCCAATCCGGGAGCTTAGCGGCAGATCCACTGTTCGCGGATATCGCAAACGCCGATCTGAATCTCTCTGCCGGCTCACCGGCATACGGGCTTGGCTTCAAAGAAATTAAGTTTGACGCAATGGGGCTTTACTGGCCGTGGGATTTGAATTACAACGGAACTGTCGGCATAGATGATGTTATCTATCTCTCACAAAGATGGCTTCAGGATGATTGTTTTATTGACATGAAAGAGGAGCTTGCAAAGAGCGATTGTTTTGTTGATTACAGTGTCTTTGCGGAGTGGATTGCCAATTATAATGAAACCTCAAACATATGGGAGTGA
- a CDS encoding arylsulfatase, translating into MNRPNVILVLTDDQGYGDLGCHGNRIVQTPNIDSFYDESSRFTNYHVGPTCAPTRAGLFTGHYANSTGVWHTIGGRSLLRGDEWTIADAMKSAGWKTAIFGKWHLGDEYPYLPHYRGFEKSLIHKGGGISQAPDYWGNDYFDDTYYDNGKPVKFSGYCTDVWFDKAIEFIEENRDNPFLCCITPNAPHSPYNVPKKYSDMYAGKVPAARAAFYGMITNIDENFGKLRRKLQTLGIEDDTVLIFMTDNGTSCGCSIDDEGFVTDGYNAGMRGVKGWPYEGGHRTPFFIRWARGGINKAADINNVTGNIDFMPTILDLCGIDDGGRTFHGKSLVPLLEGGARQDRVIVTDSQRLVNPVKWRLSSVMTDNYRLINGSELYDISCDPEQRCDISAQHQDIVNRLRDEYEKWWRLVSGKFEQEIPIPVGAELGEQTVLCCHDWRFEPASGEEVAANLHNWRFDDCDTAWSQGHIRQAKITNGYWEVYVQKTGIYKIKLCRWPQESGHSLKEGFEGDDVQWRSDIIASEDYWLYRDGRAIDIVEAKLIINGKEYVKDVTEDKMSADFQLRLSKGPANLKTIFTLSDNTKLGAYYAYLTRITE; encoded by the coding sequence ATGAACAGGCCGAATGTAATTCTTGTCTTAACCGATGACCAGGGGTACGGCGATCTGGGCTGTCACGGAAACCGGATTGTACAAACGCCCAATATCGACAGCTTTTATGACGAGAGCTCTCGATTTACAAATTATCATGTAGGGCCCACCTGTGCGCCGACAAGAGCGGGGCTTTTCACCGGCCATTACGCCAACAGCACCGGAGTCTGGCACACAATCGGCGGCCGCTCACTTCTGCGAGGTGATGAATGGACAATAGCTGATGCTATGAAATCCGCCGGTTGGAAAACAGCCATTTTCGGCAAGTGGCATCTGGGCGATGAATATCCGTATCTTCCTCATTACAGAGGCTTTGAGAAGTCTCTTATACACAAGGGCGGCGGCATCAGCCAGGCGCCGGACTACTGGGGAAACGATTATTTTGATGATACATATTATGATAACGGCAAGCCGGTAAAATTCAGCGGATATTGCACAGATGTATGGTTCGACAAGGCAATCGAGTTTATAGAAGAGAATCGGGATAACCCTTTTTTGTGCTGTATTACGCCTAATGCGCCGCACTCTCCCTACAACGTGCCAAAAAAATACAGCGATATGTACGCCGGCAAAGTGCCTGCCGCCCGTGCCGCGTTTTACGGCATGATCACCAATATAGACGAGAATTTCGGTAAACTGCGGCGAAAACTCCAAACGCTTGGCATAGAAGATGATACGGTCCTCATTTTTATGACAGACAACGGAACCAGCTGCGGGTGCAGCATAGATGATGAAGGTTTTGTAACCGATGGATACAACGCAGGGATGCGAGGCGTAAAGGGTTGGCCGTATGAAGGCGGGCATCGGACGCCGTTTTTTATAAGATGGGCCCGGGGCGGCATTAACAAAGCGGCTGATATAAATAATGTAACCGGAAATATCGATTTTATGCCGACTATTCTTGATCTGTGCGGTATTGATGACGGCGGCCGGACATTCCACGGCAAAAGTCTTGTGCCGCTTCTTGAGGGCGGTGCGCGGCAGGATCGGGTTATCGTTACCGATTCCCAGCGGCTGGTAAATCCGGTTAAGTGGCGGCTCAGCTCTGTAATGACAGATAATTACCGTCTGATAAACGGCAGCGAACTTTATGATATAAGTTGCGATCCGGAGCAAAGATGCGATATTTCAGCTCAACATCAGGATATCGTTAACCGCCTCCGCGATGAGTATGAAAAGTGGTGGCGGCTCGTCAGCGGAAAGTTTGAGCAGGAGATACCGATTCCGGTCGGTGCCGAGCTCGGCGAACAAACGGTTCTCTGCTGCCATGACTGGCGTTTTGAGCCGGCTTCTGGCGAGGAAGTTGCGGCGAATCTGCACAACTGGAGGTTTGATGATTGTGATACCGCCTGGAGCCAGGGTCACATACGCCAGGCCAAGATAACTAACGGATATTGGGAAGTTTACGTCCAAAAAACCGGTATTTACAAGATAAAACTCTGCCGCTGGCCCCAGGAATCCGGCCATTCGCTCAAAGAAGGGTTCGAAGGTGATGATGTTCAATGGCGAAGCGATATCATCGCCTCGGAGGACTACTGGCTGTACAGAGACGGCAGGGCGATTGACATTGTCGAGGCAAAGCTGATTATTAACGGCAAAGAATACGTCAAGGATGTAACAGAAGATAAAATGTCGGCAGATTTCCAGCTGCGGCTGTCAAAAGGGCCGGCAAATCTGAAAACCATCTTTACGCTTTCAGACAACACGAAGCTGGGGGCGTATTATGCTTATTTAACCAGAATTACCGAATAA